The Parus major isolate Abel chromosome Z, Parus_major1.1, whole genome shotgun sequence genome has a window encoding:
- the TRMT10B gene encoding tRNA methyltransferase 10 homolog B, translating into MTEKESGRLASQIRRLYGANRRAARPFWLCLTEFAAGTPIYEQCFRMNDGFAGYLMDTTPESYLDLFPLEAIVYLTPDSENVLEDIDPDKVYVLGGLVDESIHKELTLRRAREQCLQTARLPIREYMVKAPNSRNYHSETLAINQVFDVLSTYYETRSWPAALRAGVSSGKGYVLPDTAEQVETPQCATAAQENSLFCAEELHRQEAPA; encoded by the exons ATGACCGAGAAG GAGAGCGGCCGCCTCGCCTCCCAGATCCGGAGGCTCTACGGGGCGAACCGGCGAGCCGCTCGGCCCTTCTGGCTGTGCCTGACGGAGTTCGCGGCCGGGACGCCGATCTACGAGCAGTGCTTCCGCATGAACGACGGCTTCGCTGGATACCTG ATGGATACAACTCCAGAGAGTTACCTGGACCTGTTTCCTTTGGAGGCCATTGTTTATCTCACTCCTGACTCTGAGAATG TCCTTGAAGACATCGATCCGGACAAAGTGTACGTGCTGGGagggctggtggatgagagCATTCACAAG GAGCTGACCCTGCGGAGGGCACGGGAGCAGTGCCTGCAGACAGCCCGGCTCCCCATCCGCGAGTACATGGTGAAAGCCCCCAATTCCAGGAACTACCACTCCGAGACGCTGGCCATCAACCAGG TCTTCGATGTCCTGTCCACCTACTATGAGACACGGagctggccagcagctctgcGGGCTGGAGTTTCTTCTGGGAAAGGCTACGTGCTACCGGATACAGCGGAACAGGTGGAAACACCCCAGTGCGCCACTGCTGCCCAAGAAAACTCTTTATtttgtgctgaggagctgcataGGCAGGAAGCACCAGCGTGA
- the DCAF10 gene encoding DDB1- and CUL4-associated factor 10 isoform X1 produces MSKGPGPGPGPGLDPDPGPDPGPDPGPDPEPPRHSDPADPGPGAPGGLFAWLRGRCLGRGAAVDPARDTFGAMTGLYGAIQPADSVSLSTRTHGAVFNLEYSPDGSVLTVACEQTEVLLFDPISSKHIKTLSEAHEDCVNNISRVAVQAALSTAVFPSCPRFLDNRLFATCSDDTTIALWDLRKLNTKVCTLHGHTSWVKNIEYDTNTRLLVTSGFDGNVIIWDTNRCTEDGCPHKKFFHTRFLMRMRLTPDCSKMLISTSSGYLLILHDLDLNKSLEVGSYPILRARRTTSSSDVTSSGSSGPRAVGSPCHQNNAGPLSEKTLSRPSQREGGSPRNSLEVLTPEVPGERDRGNCITSLQLHPKGWATLLRCSSNTDDQEWTCVYEFQEGAPVRPVSPRCSLRLTHCIEEANVGRGYIKELCFSPDGRMISSPHGFGIRLLGFDAHCSELVDCLPREASPLREIRSLYSHNDVVLTTKFSPTHCQIASGCLSGRVSLYQPKF; encoded by the exons aTGAGCAAgggcccggggccggggccggggccggggctggaCCCAGACCCAGGGCCAGACCCAGGGCCGGACCCAGGGCCGGACCCGGAGCCCCCCCGCCACAGCGACCCCGCCGACCCGGGGCCCGGCGCCCCCGGCGGGCTGTTCGCGTGGCTGCGCGGGCGCTGCCTGGGCCGCGGGGCCGCCGTGGACCCGGCGCGGGACACGTTCGGCGCCATGACCGGGCTGTACGGCGCCATCCAGCCCGCCGACTCCGTGTCCCTCAGCACCCGCACGCACGGCGCCGTCTTCAACCTGGAGTACTCGCCCGACGG gtcAGTGCTGACCGTCGCCTGTGAACAGACTGAAGTCCTGCTCTTTGACCCAATATCTTCAAAGCACATCAAGACTCTCTCTGAGGCTCACGAAGACTGTGTAAATAACATCAG CAGAGTTGCTGTGCAGGCAGCCCTGAGCACGGCGGTgtttccctcctgccccaggttCCTGGATAACCGGCTGTTTGCAACATGCTCCGACGACACCACCATCGCGCTCTGGGACCTGAGGAAGCTCAACACCAAAGTGTGCACCTTGCATGGCCACACCAGCTGGGTCAAGAACATCGAGTACGACACCAACACCAGGTTACTGGTGACCTCGGGCTTTGATGGAAATGTGATCATCTGGGACACCAACAG GTGCACAGAGGATGGATGTCCCCACAAGAAGTTTTTTCACACCCGTTTTCTGATGCGAATGAGGCTGACACCAGACTGTTCCAAAATGCTGATCTCCACCTCCTCTGGTTATCTTCTGATTTTGCACGACCTTGACCTAAACAAGTCTTTAGAGGTTGGCAGCTACCCAATTTTAAGAGCCAGGAGGACCACATCGAGCTCAG aTGTGACATCATCAGGCTCCTCTGGCCCTCGAGCTGTGGGTTCACCCTGTCACCAGAACAACGCGGGGCCGCTCTCTGAGAAAACCTTGTCACGGCCCTCCCAGCGAGAAG GGGGATCACCTAGAAATAGCCTTGAGGTGTTAACACCAGAGGTTCCTGGAGAAAGAGATCGTGGGAACTGCATCACgtcactgcagctgcaccccaAGGGCTGGGCCACGCTGCTGCGCTGCTCCAGCAACACAGATGACCAGGAG TGGACTTGTGTCTATGAATTCCAGGAAGGAGCTCCGGTGCGCCCCGTGTCCCCGCGCTGCTCCCTGCGCCTAACGCACTGCATCGAGGAGGCCAACGTGGGCCGGGGCTACATCAAGGAGCTCTGCTTCAGCCCCGACGGCCGCATGATCTCGTCCCCGCACGGCTTCGGCATCCGCCTGCTGGGCTTCGACGCGCACTGCAGCGAGCTGGTGGACTGCCTGCCGCGGGAGGCCAGCCCCCTGCGCGAGATCCGCTCGCTCTACTCCCACAACGACGTGGTGCTCACCACCAAGTTCTCCCCCACGCACTGTCAGATCGCCTCGGGGTGCCTTAGCGGACGCGTCTCCCTCTACCAGCCAAAGTTCTAG
- the DCAF10 gene encoding DDB1- and CUL4-associated factor 10 isoform X3, with translation MSKGPGPGPGPGLDPDPGPDPGPDPGPDPEPPRHSDPADPGPGAPGGLFAWLRGRCLGRGAAVDPARDTFGAMTGLYGAIQPADSVSLSTRTHGAVFNLEYSPDGSVLTVACEQTEVLLFDPISSKHIKTLSEAHEDCVNNIRFLDNRLFATCSDDTTIALWDLRKLNTKVCTLHGHTSWVKNIEYDTNTRLLVTSGFDGNVIIWDTNRCTEDGCPHKKFFHTRFLMRMRLTPDCSKMLISTSSGYLLILHDLDLNKSLEVGSYPILRARRTTSSSDVTSSGSSGPRAVGSPCHQNNAGPLSEKTLSRPSQREGGSPRNSLEVLTPEVPGERDRGNCITSLQLHPKGWATLLRCSSNTDDQEWTCVYEFQEGAPVRPVSPRCSLRLTHCIEEANVGRGYIKELCFSPDGRMISSPHGFGIRLLGFDAHCSELVDCLPREASPLREIRSLYSHNDVVLTTKFSPTHCQIASGCLSGRVSLYQPKF, from the exons aTGAGCAAgggcccggggccggggccggggccggggctggaCCCAGACCCAGGGCCAGACCCAGGGCCGGACCCAGGGCCGGACCCGGAGCCCCCCCGCCACAGCGACCCCGCCGACCCGGGGCCCGGCGCCCCCGGCGGGCTGTTCGCGTGGCTGCGCGGGCGCTGCCTGGGCCGCGGGGCCGCCGTGGACCCGGCGCGGGACACGTTCGGCGCCATGACCGGGCTGTACGGCGCCATCCAGCCCGCCGACTCCGTGTCCCTCAGCACCCGCACGCACGGCGCCGTCTTCAACCTGGAGTACTCGCCCGACGG gtcAGTGCTGACCGTCGCCTGTGAACAGACTGAAGTCCTGCTCTTTGACCCAATATCTTCAAAGCACATCAAGACTCTCTCTGAGGCTCACGAAGACTGTGTAAATAACATCAG gttCCTGGATAACCGGCTGTTTGCAACATGCTCCGACGACACCACCATCGCGCTCTGGGACCTGAGGAAGCTCAACACCAAAGTGTGCACCTTGCATGGCCACACCAGCTGGGTCAAGAACATCGAGTACGACACCAACACCAGGTTACTGGTGACCTCGGGCTTTGATGGAAATGTGATCATCTGGGACACCAACAG GTGCACAGAGGATGGATGTCCCCACAAGAAGTTTTTTCACACCCGTTTTCTGATGCGAATGAGGCTGACACCAGACTGTTCCAAAATGCTGATCTCCACCTCCTCTGGTTATCTTCTGATTTTGCACGACCTTGACCTAAACAAGTCTTTAGAGGTTGGCAGCTACCCAATTTTAAGAGCCAGGAGGACCACATCGAGCTCAG aTGTGACATCATCAGGCTCCTCTGGCCCTCGAGCTGTGGGTTCACCCTGTCACCAGAACAACGCGGGGCCGCTCTCTGAGAAAACCTTGTCACGGCCCTCCCAGCGAGAAG GGGGATCACCTAGAAATAGCCTTGAGGTGTTAACACCAGAGGTTCCTGGAGAAAGAGATCGTGGGAACTGCATCACgtcactgcagctgcaccccaAGGGCTGGGCCACGCTGCTGCGCTGCTCCAGCAACACAGATGACCAGGAG TGGACTTGTGTCTATGAATTCCAGGAAGGAGCTCCGGTGCGCCCCGTGTCCCCGCGCTGCTCCCTGCGCCTAACGCACTGCATCGAGGAGGCCAACGTGGGCCGGGGCTACATCAAGGAGCTCTGCTTCAGCCCCGACGGCCGCATGATCTCGTCCCCGCACGGCTTCGGCATCCGCCTGCTGGGCTTCGACGCGCACTGCAGCGAGCTGGTGGACTGCCTGCCGCGGGAGGCCAGCCCCCTGCGCGAGATCCGCTCGCTCTACTCCCACAACGACGTGGTGCTCACCACCAAGTTCTCCCCCACGCACTGTCAGATCGCCTCGGGGTGCCTTAGCGGACGCGTCTCCCTCTACCAGCCAAAGTTCTAG
- the DCAF10 gene encoding DDB1- and CUL4-associated factor 10 isoform X4, whose product MSKGPGPGPGPGLDPDPGPDPGPDPGPDPEPPRHSDPADPGPGAPGGLFAWLRGRCLGRGAAVDPARDTFGAMTGLYGAIQPADSVSLSTRTHGAVFNLEYSPDGSVLTVACEQTEVLLFDPISSKHIKTLSEAHEDCVNNISRVAVQAALSTAVFPSCPRFLDNRLFATCSDDTTIALWDLRKLNTKVCTLHGHTSWVKNIEYDTNTRLLVTSGFDGNVIIWDTNRCTEDGCPHKKFFHTRFLMRMRLTPDCSKMLISTSSGYLLILHDLDLNKSLEVGSYPILRARRTTSSSDVTSSGSSGPRAVGSPCHQNNAGPLSEKTLSRPSQREGGSPRNSLEVLTPEVPGERDRGNCITSLQLHPKGWATLLRCSSNTDDQECPFLCLSL is encoded by the exons aTGAGCAAgggcccggggccggggccggggccggggctggaCCCAGACCCAGGGCCAGACCCAGGGCCGGACCCAGGGCCGGACCCGGAGCCCCCCCGCCACAGCGACCCCGCCGACCCGGGGCCCGGCGCCCCCGGCGGGCTGTTCGCGTGGCTGCGCGGGCGCTGCCTGGGCCGCGGGGCCGCCGTGGACCCGGCGCGGGACACGTTCGGCGCCATGACCGGGCTGTACGGCGCCATCCAGCCCGCCGACTCCGTGTCCCTCAGCACCCGCACGCACGGCGCCGTCTTCAACCTGGAGTACTCGCCCGACGG gtcAGTGCTGACCGTCGCCTGTGAACAGACTGAAGTCCTGCTCTTTGACCCAATATCTTCAAAGCACATCAAGACTCTCTCTGAGGCTCACGAAGACTGTGTAAATAACATCAG CAGAGTTGCTGTGCAGGCAGCCCTGAGCACGGCGGTgtttccctcctgccccaggttCCTGGATAACCGGCTGTTTGCAACATGCTCCGACGACACCACCATCGCGCTCTGGGACCTGAGGAAGCTCAACACCAAAGTGTGCACCTTGCATGGCCACACCAGCTGGGTCAAGAACATCGAGTACGACACCAACACCAGGTTACTGGTGACCTCGGGCTTTGATGGAAATGTGATCATCTGGGACACCAACAG GTGCACAGAGGATGGATGTCCCCACAAGAAGTTTTTTCACACCCGTTTTCTGATGCGAATGAGGCTGACACCAGACTGTTCCAAAATGCTGATCTCCACCTCCTCTGGTTATCTTCTGATTTTGCACGACCTTGACCTAAACAAGTCTTTAGAGGTTGGCAGCTACCCAATTTTAAGAGCCAGGAGGACCACATCGAGCTCAG aTGTGACATCATCAGGCTCCTCTGGCCCTCGAGCTGTGGGTTCACCCTGTCACCAGAACAACGCGGGGCCGCTCTCTGAGAAAACCTTGTCACGGCCCTCCCAGCGAGAAG GGGGATCACCTAGAAATAGCCTTGAGGTGTTAACACCAGAGGTTCCTGGAGAAAGAGATCGTGGGAACTGCATCACgtcactgcagctgcaccccaAGGGCTGGGCCACGCTGCTGCGCTGCTCCAGCAACACAGATGACCAGGAG TGTCCctttctctgcctctccctttAG
- the DCAF10 gene encoding DDB1- and CUL4-associated factor 10 isoform X2 codes for MSKGPGPGPGPGLDPDPGPDPGPDPGPDPEPPRHSDPADPGPGAPGGLFAWLRGRCLGRGAAVDPARDTFGAMTGLYGAIQPADSVSLSTRTHGAVFNLEYSPDGSVLTVACEQTEVLLFDPISSKHIKTLSEAHEDCVNNISRVAVQAALSTAVFPSCPRFLDNRLFATCSDDTTIALWDLRKLNTKVCTLHGHTSWVKNIEYDTNTRLLVTSGFDGNVIIWDTNRCTEDGCPHKKFFHTRFLMRMRLTPDCSKMLISTSSGYLLILHDLDLNKSLEVGSYPILRARRTTSSSDVTSSGSSGPRAVGSPCHQNNAGPLSEKTLSRPSQREGGSPRNSLEVLTPEVPGERDRGNCITSLQLHPKGWATLLRCSSNTDDQEEGAPVRPVSPRCSLRLTHCIEEANVGRGYIKELCFSPDGRMISSPHGFGIRLLGFDAHCSELVDCLPREASPLREIRSLYSHNDVVLTTKFSPTHCQIASGCLSGRVSLYQPKF; via the exons aTGAGCAAgggcccggggccggggccggggccggggctggaCCCAGACCCAGGGCCAGACCCAGGGCCGGACCCAGGGCCGGACCCGGAGCCCCCCCGCCACAGCGACCCCGCCGACCCGGGGCCCGGCGCCCCCGGCGGGCTGTTCGCGTGGCTGCGCGGGCGCTGCCTGGGCCGCGGGGCCGCCGTGGACCCGGCGCGGGACACGTTCGGCGCCATGACCGGGCTGTACGGCGCCATCCAGCCCGCCGACTCCGTGTCCCTCAGCACCCGCACGCACGGCGCCGTCTTCAACCTGGAGTACTCGCCCGACGG gtcAGTGCTGACCGTCGCCTGTGAACAGACTGAAGTCCTGCTCTTTGACCCAATATCTTCAAAGCACATCAAGACTCTCTCTGAGGCTCACGAAGACTGTGTAAATAACATCAG CAGAGTTGCTGTGCAGGCAGCCCTGAGCACGGCGGTgtttccctcctgccccaggttCCTGGATAACCGGCTGTTTGCAACATGCTCCGACGACACCACCATCGCGCTCTGGGACCTGAGGAAGCTCAACACCAAAGTGTGCACCTTGCATGGCCACACCAGCTGGGTCAAGAACATCGAGTACGACACCAACACCAGGTTACTGGTGACCTCGGGCTTTGATGGAAATGTGATCATCTGGGACACCAACAG GTGCACAGAGGATGGATGTCCCCACAAGAAGTTTTTTCACACCCGTTTTCTGATGCGAATGAGGCTGACACCAGACTGTTCCAAAATGCTGATCTCCACCTCCTCTGGTTATCTTCTGATTTTGCACGACCTTGACCTAAACAAGTCTTTAGAGGTTGGCAGCTACCCAATTTTAAGAGCCAGGAGGACCACATCGAGCTCAG aTGTGACATCATCAGGCTCCTCTGGCCCTCGAGCTGTGGGTTCACCCTGTCACCAGAACAACGCGGGGCCGCTCTCTGAGAAAACCTTGTCACGGCCCTCCCAGCGAGAAG GGGGATCACCTAGAAATAGCCTTGAGGTGTTAACACCAGAGGTTCCTGGAGAAAGAGATCGTGGGAACTGCATCACgtcactgcagctgcaccccaAGGGCTGGGCCACGCTGCTGCGCTGCTCCAGCAACACAGATGACCAGGAG GAAGGAGCTCCGGTGCGCCCCGTGTCCCCGCGCTGCTCCCTGCGCCTAACGCACTGCATCGAGGAGGCCAACGTGGGCCGGGGCTACATCAAGGAGCTCTGCTTCAGCCCCGACGGCCGCATGATCTCGTCCCCGCACGGCTTCGGCATCCGCCTGCTGGGCTTCGACGCGCACTGCAGCGAGCTGGTGGACTGCCTGCCGCGGGAGGCCAGCCCCCTGCGCGAGATCCGCTCGCTCTACTCCCACAACGACGTGGTGCTCACCACCAAGTTCTCCCCCACGCACTGTCAGATCGCCTCGGGGTGCCTTAGCGGACGCGTCTCCCTCTACCAGCCAAAGTTCTAG
- the SLC25A51 gene encoding solute carrier family 25 member 51: protein MGAAEPAGSSGKHYLCGLCAAFTNIVVTFPIQKVLFRQQLYGLRTGDAVRQLRRDGLRTLYRGILPPLMQKTTTLALMFGLYEDFSALLLSHARAPELLTRSAAAVLAGTTEAVLTPFERIQTLLQDYKHHNKFTNTYQAFKVLKAYGVREYYRGLVPILLRNGPSNVLFFGLRGPIKQCLPEATSHSSHLVNDFICGGLLGAMLGFLFFPVNVVKTRMQAQIGGEFQSFSKVLVKIWLERDRKLIHLFRGAHLNYHRSVLSWGIINATYEFLLKLL from the coding sequence ATGGGTGCGGCGGAGCCGGCGGGCTCCTCGGGCAAGCACTACCTGTGCGGGCTGTGCGCGGCCTTCACCAACATCGTGGTGACGTTCCCCATCCAGAAGGTTCTGTTCCGGCAGCAGCTGTACGGGCTGCGCACGGGGGACGCCGTGCGCCAGCTGCGCCGCGACGGGCTGCGCACGCTGTACCGCGGCATCCTGCCCCCGCTCATGCAGAAAACCACCACGCTGGCGCTCATGTTCGGCCTCTACGAGGATTTCTCGGCGCTGCTGCTGAGCCACGCCCGcgccccagagctgctgacgCGCAGCGCGGCCGCCGTGCTGGCCGGCACCACCGAGGCCGTGCTCACGCCCTTCGAGCGCATCCAGACGCTGCTCCAGGACTACAAACACCACAACAAGTTCACAAACACTTACCAGGCTTTCAAGGTGCTGAAAGCGTACGGGGTGCGGGAGTATTACCGGGGATTGGTACCTATTCTGCTCCGAAATGGGCCCAGTAACGTGCTCTTCTTCGGCCTGCGGGGGCCCATCAAGCAGTGTCTGCCTGAAGCCACCTCGCACAGCTCTCACCTGGTCAACGACTTCATCTGCGGCGGGCTGCTGGGCGCCATGCTGggcttcctcttcttccctgtGAATGTCGTAAAAACTCGCATGCAGGCTCAGATCGGTGGCGAATTTCAGTCCTTCTCCAAAGTGTTAGTGAAGATCTGGCTGGAGCGTGACAGGAAACTGATCCACCTCTTTCGAGGAGCCCACCTGAACTACCACCgctctgtgctgtcctggggGATCATCAATGCAACCTACGAGttcctgctgaagctgctgtga